From a single Brassica oleracea var. oleracea cultivar TO1000 chromosome C5, BOL, whole genome shotgun sequence genomic region:
- the LOC106293920 gene encoding putative syntaxin-131 yields MNDLLKGSSEFSRDRSNRSDTESGHGPGNSGDLGLAGFFNKVQEIEKQYEKLDKHLKKLQGAHEETKAVTKAPAMKSIKQRMERDVDEVGKISRFIKGKIEELDRENLENRSKPGCGKGTGVDRTRTATTIAVKKKFKDKISEFQTLRQNIHQEYRQVVERRVFTVTGQQADEEMVDRLLETGYSEQIFQKAIMEQGRGQIMDTLAEIQERHDAVRGLEKKLLDLQQVFLDMAVLVDAQGEMLDNIENMVSSAVDHVQSGNNQLTKALKKQKSSRKWMCISILILLIIVIITVVSVLKPWTQKHGA; encoded by the exons ATGAACGACCTCTTAAAG GGTTCTTCAGAGTTCTCGAGAGATCGATCTAATAGAAGCGATACTGAGTCAGGACATGGCCCAGGTAACTCTGGAGATCTCGGCCTCGCTGGTTTCTTCAATAAG GTCCAAGAAATCGAAAAGCAATATGAGAAGCTTGATAAGCATCTCAAGAAGCTTCAGGGGGCACACGAGGAGACTAAAGCCGTCACCAAGGCTCCCGCAATGAAAT CAATCAAACAAAGGATGGAGAGAGATGTTGATGAAGTGGGAAAAATCTCTCGTTTCATCAAAGGAAAGATCGAAGAACTGGACCGGGAG AATCTTGAGAACCGGAGTAAACCGGGTTGTGGGAAAGGAACTGGAGTAGACAGAACAAGAACAGCTACAACTAT CGCGGTTAAAAAGAAGTTCAAGGACAAGATATCTGAATTCCAA ACTCTAAGACAAAACATTCACCAAGAATACAGACAAGTTGTAGAGAGGCGTGTTTTCACAG TGACTGGCCAACAAGCTGATGAAGAG ATGGTTGATCGATTGCTTGAAACCGGATACAGTGAGCAGATTTTCCAGAAAGCAATCATGGAGCAGGGACGAGGTCAG ATAATGGATACACTGGCTGAGATTCAGGAACGCCATGATGCTGTCAGAGGATTAGAGAAGAAACTCCTTGACCTACAACAG GTGTTTCTTGATATGGCCGTGCTGGTGGATGCACAGGGAGAGATGCTAGACAACATAGAGAACATG GTCTCCAGCGCTGTGGACCATGTTCAATCCGGGAACAACCAGCTAACAAAGGCACTAAAGAAACAGAAAAGTTCGAGGAAATGGATGTGCATTTCCATCCTCATCCTTCTTATCATCGTCATCATTACCGTTGTCTCTGTTCTCAAACCATGGACACAGAAACATGGTGCCTAA
- the LOC106295092 gene encoding uncharacterized protein LOC106295092 isoform X1 produces MEVSVSPQPHKMKLQTPRKSSLSGAKKDLWVAIREGSLVDVESALNVLKKSGGILNLRNGCGLTPLHVAVWRNHIPIVRRLLAAGADPDARDGESGWSSLHRALHFGHLAVASVLIDSGASFTLEDIKSRTPVDLVSGPVAQVIGQQHNSVATEVFSWGNGANYQLGTGNQDVQKLPGRVDSLHGCFIKSVSAAKFHSVAISSHGEVYTWGFGRGGRLGHPEFDIHSGQAAVITPRKVISGLGSRRVKAVAAAKHHTVIVTETGDVLTWGSNREGQLGYTSVDTQATPRKVTSLKAKIVAVSAANKHTAVVSDCGEVFTWGCNKEGQLGYGTSNSASNYFPRLVDYLKGKVFTAISSAKYHTLVLREDGEVYTWGHRLVTPRRVNVSRNLKKAGNTLLNFHRRRPLRVTAIAAGMVHSMALAEDGALFYWVSSDSNLKGQQLHSLQGKTVVSISAGKYWASAATSTGEVYMWDGKTDKDVPPSLSRIHNLKRATTVAVGETHLLVVASLYHPAYAPAALTKYLTLQADESRGVQHEELDEGFMFDDVESVNVLPSAQHDNPKERTVPSLKSLCEKVAAESIVEPRNAIQLLEIADSLGAHDLKKYCEDLIIRNLDFILTVSPQTIANTSPDVLANLEKLLDDRSSEPWSSRPLPTPTATFPVVIDSEEEESESDILRTRDNHVMKHFACVTEGSSFLQPEDELAQRNTKEVRALRKKLQQIEILEAKLTRGQALDGQQIAKLQKKLDIESSLVELGISVEESSSGLPLDGKANKKADGLKKKKKKGKQRFAQVETLPEFGEVKVEVDAMQIKETEETIKPKDGNAMLDVTLVSEFTKEADSISLSQKKDNPPDSPRSKKAATKANKKKNRKGGLSMFLTGALDDNPKPVVAPPPKPKSKGPAWGGAAKVSKGYSSLRDIQDEQSKTPQPHEQPVRTTKHQLGDESCGKILLSSFLTSKPIPVESTRSLQQQCDVEKGTPPWASSATPPHVSRPSLRDIQMQQVKKQQSLSHSPKTKTSGFTVATGQGSPSDSPGANRWFKPEVDAPSSIRSIQVEEKAMKDLRRFYSSVKVVRNQN; encoded by the exons ATGGAAGTGTCAGTCTCTCCTCAACCCCACAAGATGAAGCTGCAAACTCCTCGTAAAAGCTCTCTTTCAGGAGCTAAGAAAGATCTGTGGGTTGCTATACGGGAAGGCTCATTGGTCGATGTCGAATCAGCACTGAACGTACTGAAGAAGAGCGGTGGCATTCTGAATTTAAGGAACGGATGTGGTCTCACTCCTCTGCATGTTGCAGTCTGGAGAAACCACATTCCTATTGTTAGGAGACTTCTAGCTGCTGGCGCTGATCCTGATGCCAGG GATGGAGAATCTGGCTGGAGTAGTCTTCACAGAGCTTTGCACTTTGGCCATCTCGCAGTGGCTAGTGTACTAATTGACTCAGGTGCTTCTTTTACTCTAGAAGACATAAAGTCAAGAACACCGGTTGACTTGGTCTCAGGCCCTGTGGCTCAGGTCATTGGTCAGCAGCACAATTCAG TGGCTACAGAGGTGTTCAGCTGGGGTAATGGTGCAAACTACCAACTTGGAACTGGCAATCAAGATGTTCAGAAGCTACCAGGCAGAGTTGATTCACTCCATGGTTGTTTTATTAAGTCGGTCTCTGCTGCAAAGTTCCATAGTGTTGCCATTAGTTCCCATGGAGAAGTCTACACTTGGGGGTTTGGAAGAGGAGGCCGCCTTGGACATCCTGAATTTGACATTCACAG TGGTCAAGCTGCAGTTATCACTCCTCGGAAGGTGATATCTGGTTTAGGATCTCGCAGAGTGAAGGCAGTTGCAGCAGCTAAGCACCATACTGTTATTGTTACTGAAACAGGAGACGTGTTAACTTGGGGTTCCAATAGAG AGGGACAGCTTGGTTATACATCTGTGGATACGCAGGCAACACCACGCAAAGTGACTTCTTTGAAAGCGAAGATTGTAGCTGTTTCTGCGGCAAACAAACACACCGCCGTAGTTTCTGATTGCGGTGAAGTTTTCACTTGGGGATGCAACAAGGAAGGCCAGCTTGGTTATGGAACCTCCAACTCAGCTTCAAACTATTTCCCCAGATTGGTTGATTACTTGAAAGGAAAAGTTTTCACGGCCATCTCATCTGCAAAATACCACACTCTCGTCTTGAGAGAAGATGGAGAG GTGTACACTTGGGGTCATCGGCTGGTGACTCCGAGACGTGTTAATGTTTCCCGGAATCTAAAGAAAGCTGGGAACACGCTGTTGAATTTTCATAGAAGGAGACCTCTTAGAGTGACTGCAATAGCTGCTGGAATGGTACACAGCATGGCTCTAGCAGAAGATGGTGCATTGTTTTATTGGGTTTCTTCTGACTCCAATCTCAAAGGCCAACAG TTGCATAGTCTGCAAGGGAAAACAGTTGTGAGCATTTCAGCGGGTAAATATTGGGCATCTGCTGCTACAAGCACAGGTGAAGTCTACATGTGGGATGGGAAGACAGATAAAGACGTGCCGCCGTCTCTTTCTCGCATCCACAACTTGAAAAGAGCAACCACAGTTGCTGTTGGCGAGACGCATCTTCTGGTTGTGGCGTCTCTGTATCACCCTGCCTATGCTCCTGCTGCGCTTACCAAGTATCTGACTCTGCAAGCGGATGAATCTAGGGGGGTACAACATGAAGAGCTGGACGAGGGTTTTATGTTTGATGATGTGGAATCTGTTAACGTGTTACCATCCGCACAACATGATAATCCCAAGGAGCGGACAGTACCTAGCTTGAAGAGTTTGTGCGAGAAGGTGGCGGCGGAGAGTATAGTAGAGCCTCGGAATGCTATTCAACTTCTTGAAATTGCGGATTCACTTGGAGCTCATGACCTCAAGAAGTACTGTGAG GACCTTATAATCCGAAACCTTGACTTCATCTTGACCGTTTCTCCCCAAACAATAGCAAACACATCACCTGATGTTCTCGCCAATCTTGAGAAGCTACTAGACGACAGATCATCCGAACCGTGGAGCTCACGACCACTTCCAACACCAACAGCCACCTTCCCTGTTGTGATAGATAGCGAAGAGGAGGAAAGCGAGAGCGACATCTTACGAACTCGTGACAACCATGTGATGAAACACTTCGCCTGCGTTACCGAAGGATCCTCCTTCTTGCAACCAGAGGATGAGCTGGCTCAACGTAACACCAAAGAAGTCCGGGCTTTGAGGAAGAAGCTGCAACAGATTGAGATCCTTGAAGCGAAGCTAACAAGAGGACAAGCTCTTGATGGTCAGCAAATAGCAAAGCTTCAGAAGAAACTGGATATTGAGAGTTCGCTTGTGGAACTTGGTATCTCTGTTGAAGAGTCATCTTCAGGTTTGCCACTAGATGGAAAGGCTAACAAGAAGGCTGATGGTTTAAAGAAAAAGAAGAAAAAGGGTAAACAGAGGTTTGCACAAGTTGAGACTCTCCCTGAGTTTGGTGAAGTTAAAGTGGAAGTAGATGCAATGCAGATTAAAGAAACCGAGGAAACTATCAAGCCAAAG GACGGCAATGCTATGTTGGATGTGACGTTAGTTAGCGAGTTCACCAAAGAAGCAGACTCTATCTCACTCTCGCAGAAGAAAGACAATCCACCTGACTCACCGAGAAGCAAGAAAGCTGCAACCAAAGCAAACAAGAAGAAGAACAGAAAGGGAGGACTGTCCATGTTCTTGACCGGTGCTCTTGATGATAACCCCAAACCCGTTGTTGCTCCTCCACCAAAGCCCAAGAGCAAAGGTCCTGCGTGGGGCGGTGCTGCTAAGGTTTCAAAAGGGTACTCATCTCTTCGAGATATTCAAGACGAACAAAGCAAGACTCCTCAGCCTCATGAGCAGCCTGTTAGGACTACTAAACATCAGTTAGGGGATGAGTCTTGTGGTAAGATACTACTTAGTTCTTTCTTGACCTCGAAGCCGATTCCTGTGGAATCAACGAGGAGTTTGCAGCAGCAATGTGATGTGGAAAAGGGAACTCCTCCTTGGGCTTCTTCTGCAACTCCTCCCCACGTTTCTCGACCTTCTCTTAGAGATATCCAGATGCAGCAG GTGAAGAAGCAACAGTCTCTGTCCCACAGTCCAAAGACGAAAACATCAGGCTTCACTGTTGCAACAGGGCAAGGATCTCCATCAGATTCGCCTGGAGCTAACCGGTGGTTCAAACCAGAGGTCGATGCTCCATCATCAATCCGCTCTATACAGGTGGAAGAGAAAGCAATGAAGGATTTGCGCCGATTCTACAGCAGTGTGAAGGTAGTCAGGAACCAGAACTGA
- the LOC106295092 gene encoding uncharacterized protein LOC106295092 isoform X2, producing MEVSVSPQPHKMKLQTPRKSSLSGAKKDLWVAIREGSLVDVESALNVLKKSGGILNLRNGCGLTPLHVAVWRNHIPIVRRLLAAGADPDARDGESGWSSLHRALHFGHLAVASVLIDSGASFTLEDIKSRTPVDLVSGPVAQVIGQQHNSEVFSWGNGANYQLGTGNQDVQKLPGRVDSLHGCFIKSVSAAKFHSVAISSHGEVYTWGFGRGGRLGHPEFDIHSGQAAVITPRKVISGLGSRRVKAVAAAKHHTVIVTETGDVLTWGSNREGQLGYTSVDTQATPRKVTSLKAKIVAVSAANKHTAVVSDCGEVFTWGCNKEGQLGYGTSNSASNYFPRLVDYLKGKVFTAISSAKYHTLVLREDGEVYTWGHRLVTPRRVNVSRNLKKAGNTLLNFHRRRPLRVTAIAAGMVHSMALAEDGALFYWVSSDSNLKGQQLHSLQGKTVVSISAGKYWASAATSTGEVYMWDGKTDKDVPPSLSRIHNLKRATTVAVGETHLLVVASLYHPAYAPAALTKYLTLQADESRGVQHEELDEGFMFDDVESVNVLPSAQHDNPKERTVPSLKSLCEKVAAESIVEPRNAIQLLEIADSLGAHDLKKYCEDLIIRNLDFILTVSPQTIANTSPDVLANLEKLLDDRSSEPWSSRPLPTPTATFPVVIDSEEEESESDILRTRDNHVMKHFACVTEGSSFLQPEDELAQRNTKEVRALRKKLQQIEILEAKLTRGQALDGQQIAKLQKKLDIESSLVELGISVEESSSGLPLDGKANKKADGLKKKKKKGKQRFAQVETLPEFGEVKVEVDAMQIKETEETIKPKDGNAMLDVTLVSEFTKEADSISLSQKKDNPPDSPRSKKAATKANKKKNRKGGLSMFLTGALDDNPKPVVAPPPKPKSKGPAWGGAAKVSKGYSSLRDIQDEQSKTPQPHEQPVRTTKHQLGDESCGKILLSSFLTSKPIPVESTRSLQQQCDVEKGTPPWASSATPPHVSRPSLRDIQMQQVKKQQSLSHSPKTKTSGFTVATGQGSPSDSPGANRWFKPEVDAPSSIRSIQVEEKAMKDLRRFYSSVKVVRNQN from the exons ATGGAAGTGTCAGTCTCTCCTCAACCCCACAAGATGAAGCTGCAAACTCCTCGTAAAAGCTCTCTTTCAGGAGCTAAGAAAGATCTGTGGGTTGCTATACGGGAAGGCTCATTGGTCGATGTCGAATCAGCACTGAACGTACTGAAGAAGAGCGGTGGCATTCTGAATTTAAGGAACGGATGTGGTCTCACTCCTCTGCATGTTGCAGTCTGGAGAAACCACATTCCTATTGTTAGGAGACTTCTAGCTGCTGGCGCTGATCCTGATGCCAGG GATGGAGAATCTGGCTGGAGTAGTCTTCACAGAGCTTTGCACTTTGGCCATCTCGCAGTGGCTAGTGTACTAATTGACTCAGGTGCTTCTTTTACTCTAGAAGACATAAAGTCAAGAACACCGGTTGACTTGGTCTCAGGCCCTGTGGCTCAGGTCATTGGTCAGCAGCACAATTCAG AGGTGTTCAGCTGGGGTAATGGTGCAAACTACCAACTTGGAACTGGCAATCAAGATGTTCAGAAGCTACCAGGCAGAGTTGATTCACTCCATGGTTGTTTTATTAAGTCGGTCTCTGCTGCAAAGTTCCATAGTGTTGCCATTAGTTCCCATGGAGAAGTCTACACTTGGGGGTTTGGAAGAGGAGGCCGCCTTGGACATCCTGAATTTGACATTCACAG TGGTCAAGCTGCAGTTATCACTCCTCGGAAGGTGATATCTGGTTTAGGATCTCGCAGAGTGAAGGCAGTTGCAGCAGCTAAGCACCATACTGTTATTGTTACTGAAACAGGAGACGTGTTAACTTGGGGTTCCAATAGAG AGGGACAGCTTGGTTATACATCTGTGGATACGCAGGCAACACCACGCAAAGTGACTTCTTTGAAAGCGAAGATTGTAGCTGTTTCTGCGGCAAACAAACACACCGCCGTAGTTTCTGATTGCGGTGAAGTTTTCACTTGGGGATGCAACAAGGAAGGCCAGCTTGGTTATGGAACCTCCAACTCAGCTTCAAACTATTTCCCCAGATTGGTTGATTACTTGAAAGGAAAAGTTTTCACGGCCATCTCATCTGCAAAATACCACACTCTCGTCTTGAGAGAAGATGGAGAG GTGTACACTTGGGGTCATCGGCTGGTGACTCCGAGACGTGTTAATGTTTCCCGGAATCTAAAGAAAGCTGGGAACACGCTGTTGAATTTTCATAGAAGGAGACCTCTTAGAGTGACTGCAATAGCTGCTGGAATGGTACACAGCATGGCTCTAGCAGAAGATGGTGCATTGTTTTATTGGGTTTCTTCTGACTCCAATCTCAAAGGCCAACAG TTGCATAGTCTGCAAGGGAAAACAGTTGTGAGCATTTCAGCGGGTAAATATTGGGCATCTGCTGCTACAAGCACAGGTGAAGTCTACATGTGGGATGGGAAGACAGATAAAGACGTGCCGCCGTCTCTTTCTCGCATCCACAACTTGAAAAGAGCAACCACAGTTGCTGTTGGCGAGACGCATCTTCTGGTTGTGGCGTCTCTGTATCACCCTGCCTATGCTCCTGCTGCGCTTACCAAGTATCTGACTCTGCAAGCGGATGAATCTAGGGGGGTACAACATGAAGAGCTGGACGAGGGTTTTATGTTTGATGATGTGGAATCTGTTAACGTGTTACCATCCGCACAACATGATAATCCCAAGGAGCGGACAGTACCTAGCTTGAAGAGTTTGTGCGAGAAGGTGGCGGCGGAGAGTATAGTAGAGCCTCGGAATGCTATTCAACTTCTTGAAATTGCGGATTCACTTGGAGCTCATGACCTCAAGAAGTACTGTGAG GACCTTATAATCCGAAACCTTGACTTCATCTTGACCGTTTCTCCCCAAACAATAGCAAACACATCACCTGATGTTCTCGCCAATCTTGAGAAGCTACTAGACGACAGATCATCCGAACCGTGGAGCTCACGACCACTTCCAACACCAACAGCCACCTTCCCTGTTGTGATAGATAGCGAAGAGGAGGAAAGCGAGAGCGACATCTTACGAACTCGTGACAACCATGTGATGAAACACTTCGCCTGCGTTACCGAAGGATCCTCCTTCTTGCAACCAGAGGATGAGCTGGCTCAACGTAACACCAAAGAAGTCCGGGCTTTGAGGAAGAAGCTGCAACAGATTGAGATCCTTGAAGCGAAGCTAACAAGAGGACAAGCTCTTGATGGTCAGCAAATAGCAAAGCTTCAGAAGAAACTGGATATTGAGAGTTCGCTTGTGGAACTTGGTATCTCTGTTGAAGAGTCATCTTCAGGTTTGCCACTAGATGGAAAGGCTAACAAGAAGGCTGATGGTTTAAAGAAAAAGAAGAAAAAGGGTAAACAGAGGTTTGCACAAGTTGAGACTCTCCCTGAGTTTGGTGAAGTTAAAGTGGAAGTAGATGCAATGCAGATTAAAGAAACCGAGGAAACTATCAAGCCAAAG GACGGCAATGCTATGTTGGATGTGACGTTAGTTAGCGAGTTCACCAAAGAAGCAGACTCTATCTCACTCTCGCAGAAGAAAGACAATCCACCTGACTCACCGAGAAGCAAGAAAGCTGCAACCAAAGCAAACAAGAAGAAGAACAGAAAGGGAGGACTGTCCATGTTCTTGACCGGTGCTCTTGATGATAACCCCAAACCCGTTGTTGCTCCTCCACCAAAGCCCAAGAGCAAAGGTCCTGCGTGGGGCGGTGCTGCTAAGGTTTCAAAAGGGTACTCATCTCTTCGAGATATTCAAGACGAACAAAGCAAGACTCCTCAGCCTCATGAGCAGCCTGTTAGGACTACTAAACATCAGTTAGGGGATGAGTCTTGTGGTAAGATACTACTTAGTTCTTTCTTGACCTCGAAGCCGATTCCTGTGGAATCAACGAGGAGTTTGCAGCAGCAATGTGATGTGGAAAAGGGAACTCCTCCTTGGGCTTCTTCTGCAACTCCTCCCCACGTTTCTCGACCTTCTCTTAGAGATATCCAGATGCAGCAG GTGAAGAAGCAACAGTCTCTGTCCCACAGTCCAAAGACGAAAACATCAGGCTTCACTGTTGCAACAGGGCAAGGATCTCCATCAGATTCGCCTGGAGCTAACCGGTGGTTCAAACCAGAGGTCGATGCTCCATCATCAATCCGCTCTATACAGGTGGAAGAGAAAGCAATGAAGGATTTGCGCCGATTCTACAGCAGTGTGAAGGTAGTCAGGAACCAGAACTGA